From a single Streptomyces sp. NBC_01264 genomic region:
- the hemG gene encoding protoporphyrinogen oxidase, with amino-acid sequence MRSVIVIGGGISGLAAAWQLRGQADVTVLESHAKVGGKLRTGTIAGITVDEGAESLMALRPEAVELAAAVGLGEALCDPAKAATTIWTNGALRPLPAGHVMGVPTDPSALVGTGLLSPEGVARVAAEETLPATPLTEDCSVTEYLAGRFGQEAVDRLIEPMLGGVYAGLADRLSLRAAMPRIAALAEQGTPLLPALRRMRAAGAPRSGAVAVQGVVGGTGRFPAAVAEACGARILTGTTARSLQQSAGGRWRVQAMTGDGALTMEADAVILALPAFAAAELLRPHSPLAEAELSSIPHASTAVITMAFSRAQAHFLPQGNGFLVPPVDGHTLKAASFLSNKWSWLHDSAPETFVLRASIGRIGEDELLSRPDRHLVRSAIAELHHAVGPMGEPLATRVTRWDRGLPQYGVGHRERVARIREAAGKLPGIALCGAAYEGVGVAACVATGRAAAKQILAQP; translated from the coding sequence ATGCGTTCAGTGATCGTCATCGGTGGCGGGATCAGTGGTCTGGCCGCCGCGTGGCAGTTGCGCGGCCAGGCCGACGTGACCGTCCTGGAGAGCCACGCCAAGGTGGGCGGAAAGCTCCGGACCGGCACCATCGCCGGCATCACCGTCGACGAGGGCGCCGAGTCCCTCATGGCCCTGCGCCCGGAGGCCGTGGAACTGGCCGCCGCCGTCGGCCTCGGCGAGGCCCTCTGCGATCCCGCCAAGGCCGCCACCACCATCTGGACCAACGGCGCCCTGCGCCCGCTGCCCGCCGGACACGTGATGGGCGTCCCCACCGACCCCTCCGCGCTGGTCGGCACCGGACTGCTCTCCCCCGAGGGCGTCGCACGGGTCGCCGCCGAGGAGACCCTCCCCGCCACCCCGCTCACCGAGGACTGCTCGGTCACCGAGTACCTGGCCGGCCGCTTCGGCCAGGAGGCCGTGGACCGGCTCATCGAACCCATGCTGGGCGGCGTCTACGCCGGCCTCGCCGACCGGCTCTCGCTGCGCGCGGCCATGCCCCGCATCGCGGCCCTCGCCGAGCAAGGCACCCCGCTCCTCCCGGCCCTGCGCCGGATGCGCGCGGCGGGCGCACCCCGTTCGGGGGCCGTGGCCGTCCAGGGCGTCGTCGGCGGCACCGGGCGCTTCCCGGCGGCCGTCGCGGAAGCCTGCGGAGCCCGCATCCTCACCGGGACGACCGCCCGCTCGCTCCAGCAGAGCGCGGGCGGCCGCTGGCGCGTCCAGGCGATGACCGGCGACGGCGCGCTGACCATGGAGGCCGACGCGGTGATCCTCGCCCTGCCCGCCTTCGCGGCGGCGGAGCTGCTGCGCCCGCACTCCCCGCTCGCCGAGGCCGAGCTCTCCTCGATCCCGCACGCCTCGACGGCCGTCATCACCATGGCCTTCTCCCGCGCCCAGGCCCACTTCCTCCCCCAGGGCAACGGCTTCCTGGTCCCGCCGGTCGACGGGCACACCCTGAAGGCCGCCTCCTTCCTCTCCAACAAGTGGTCCTGGCTGCACGACTCGGCCCCCGAGACGTTCGTGCTCCGCGCCTCCATCGGCCGCATCGGCGAGGACGAGCTGCTCAGCCGCCCCGACCGCCACCTGGTCCGCTCGGCCATCGCCGAACTCCACCACGCGGTGGGCCCCATGGGCGAACCCCTGGCCACCCGCGTCACCCGCTGGGACCGGGGCCTGCCCCAGTACGGCGTCGGGCACCGCGAGCGCGTCGCCCGCATCCGCGAGGCCGCCGGGAAGCTCCCCGGCATCGCCCTGTGCGGAGCGGCGTACGAGGGCGTGGGCGTGGCCGCCTGCGTCGCGACGGGGCGCGCGGCGGCGAAGCAGATCCTGGCCCAGCCGTAG
- the cseB gene encoding two-component system response regulator CseB, whose amino-acid sequence MSSPAPAPASPRPVRVLLVEDDELMRRSFTVSLERYGYTVRAAADGLTGLENFRDEDFDLLILDVMLPGLDGIGLCRKVRETSLVPVLMMSARGDGLDIVAGLEAGADDYVVKPVDTNVLVARIRSLLRRATYAPAAAAAGQPAADTAGPSEGELLTFGDLTIHTGGLDVAVGGTPVALTPTELKLLLEFAAHPGIVLERHTLLRNVWDYGWDGDSRVVDLCVQRLRGKLGRDRIETVRGFGYKLRR is encoded by the coding sequence GTGTCCTCCCCCGCCCCGGCTCCCGCCTCCCCGCGGCCCGTCCGCGTGCTGCTGGTGGAGGACGACGAGCTGATGCGCCGCTCGTTCACCGTCTCCCTGGAGCGCTACGGGTACACCGTGCGGGCCGCCGCCGACGGACTCACCGGCCTCGAGAACTTCCGCGACGAGGACTTCGACCTGCTGATCCTCGACGTGATGCTGCCCGGCCTCGACGGGATCGGGCTGTGCCGCAAGGTCCGGGAGACCAGCCTGGTCCCGGTCCTGATGATGTCGGCGCGCGGCGACGGGCTGGACATCGTCGCCGGTCTGGAGGCCGGGGCCGACGACTACGTGGTCAAGCCCGTGGACACCAACGTGCTCGTGGCCCGCATCCGCTCACTGCTGCGGCGCGCCACCTACGCCCCCGCCGCGGCGGCGGCCGGCCAGCCCGCGGCCGACACGGCGGGACCGTCCGAGGGCGAGCTGCTGACCTTCGGGGACCTGACCATCCACACCGGCGGCCTGGACGTGGCCGTCGGCGGAACCCCGGTGGCGCTCACCCCGACCGAGCTGAAGCTGCTGCTGGAGTTCGCCGCGCACCCGGGCATCGTGCTGGAGCGCCACACCCTGCTGCGCAACGTCTGGGACTACGGCTGGGACGGCGACAGCCGGGTCGTGGACCTGTGCGTGCAGCGGCTGCGCGGCAAGCTCGGCCGGGACCGGATCGAAACGGTCCGCGGTTTCGGCTACAAGCTCAGGCGTTGA
- a CDS encoding alpha/beta hydrolase, producing the protein MPTHALRVAAAAATAAALLATSACSDGGGKEKRGKDGAAQGIKKPKWGECQAPTPAEGVGQVPGKDWQCAVLDVPLDYAEPEGETIPLALIRAKARDKDKRIGSLVFNFGGPGGSGISTLPGAAKDYGALRERYDLVSFDPRGVGRSAPVLCEDDKQLDAYYYAADSSPSTPEEEKQFLATSKKYKEACEAKSGKVLPHVGTENAARDLDRLRQALGDEKLNYFGISYGTELGGVYAHLFPKNVGRAVFDAVVDPTKNSEEGALGQAKGFQLALDNFAQDCVNRGDSCQLQGSTVKEIEANIIKLQKELAVKPIPGSGDRLLTEDSATNGIAFALYSKEAWPLLEQGLDEADGGQGQLLLAMSDALNGRDPKGTYSNIGSANTAISCADSKDRYTLAQTKAKLPEFRAASPVFGDFLGWAMMGCTDWPVAGAWNTPDVSAPGSAPILVIGNTGDPATPYEGARKMVERLGPGVGVELTFKGEGHGAYNSGDPCVQQAVNSYLLDGKVPGAGTVCTASKSPTPTAPV; encoded by the coding sequence ATGCCCACACACGCCTTGCGGGTCGCCGCTGCCGCCGCCACCGCCGCCGCACTGCTCGCCACCAGTGCCTGTTCCGACGGTGGAGGCAAGGAGAAGAGGGGCAAGGACGGCGCCGCGCAGGGCATCAAGAAGCCCAAGTGGGGCGAGTGCCAGGCCCCCACCCCCGCCGAGGGAGTCGGGCAGGTCCCCGGCAAGGACTGGCAGTGCGCCGTCCTCGACGTGCCCCTCGACTACGCCGAGCCGGAGGGGGAGACGATCCCGCTGGCCCTGATCCGGGCGAAGGCCCGCGACAAGGACAAGCGGATCGGCTCGCTCGTCTTCAACTTCGGCGGCCCCGGCGGCTCCGGCATCAGCACCCTGCCCGGTGCGGCGAAGGACTACGGCGCCCTGCGCGAGCGGTACGACCTGGTCAGCTTCGACCCGCGCGGGGTCGGCCGCAGCGCGCCCGTGCTGTGCGAGGACGACAAGCAGCTGGACGCGTACTACTACGCCGCCGACTCCAGCCCCTCGACCCCGGAGGAGGAGAAGCAGTTCCTCGCCACCTCCAAGAAGTACAAGGAAGCCTGCGAGGCGAAGTCCGGCAAGGTGCTGCCCCACGTCGGCACCGAGAACGCGGCCCGGGACCTGGACCGGCTCCGCCAGGCCCTCGGCGACGAGAAGCTGAACTACTTCGGCATCTCCTACGGCACCGAGCTGGGCGGGGTCTACGCCCACCTCTTCCCCAAGAACGTCGGCCGGGCCGTCTTCGACGCCGTGGTCGACCCGACCAAGAACTCCGAAGAGGGCGCCCTCGGCCAGGCCAAGGGCTTCCAGCTCGCGCTCGACAACTTCGCCCAGGACTGCGTGAACCGCGGCGACTCCTGCCAGTTGCAGGGCAGCACCGTCAAGGAGATCGAGGCGAACATCATCAAGCTCCAGAAGGAGCTGGCGGTCAAGCCCATCCCCGGCTCCGGCGACCGGCTGCTCACGGAGGACTCCGCGACCAACGGCATCGCCTTCGCCCTGTACTCCAAGGAGGCCTGGCCCCTGCTGGAACAGGGCCTGGACGAGGCCGACGGCGGCCAGGGGCAGCTGCTGCTCGCCATGTCCGACGCGCTGAACGGCCGCGACCCGAAGGGCACTTACAGCAACATCGGATCGGCCAACACCGCCATCAGCTGTGCCGATTCCAAGGACCGGTACACCCTCGCCCAGACCAAGGCGAAGCTGCCGGAGTTCCGCGCCGCCTCGCCCGTCTTCGGGGACTTCCTCGGCTGGGCCATGATGGGCTGCACCGACTGGCCCGTCGCCGGCGCCTGGAACACCCCGGACGTCTCCGCCCCCGGCTCGGCGCCGATCCTGGTGATCGGCAACACCGGTGACCCGGCGACCCCGTACGAGGGCGCCCGCAAGATGGTGGAGCGGCTCGGCCCCGGGGTCGGCGTGGAGCTCACCTTCAAGGGCGAGGGGCACGGCGCCTACAACAGCGGCGACCCGTGCGTGCAGCAGGCCGTGAACTCCTACCTGCTCGACGGAAAGGTGCCCGGCGCGGGCACGGTCTGCACGGCGTCGAAGTCTCCGACGCCGACCGCGCCCGTCTAG
- a CDS encoding TIGR04053 family radical SAM/SPASM domain-containing protein, with protein MNPRTDRTDRTDRAGSRPGPAHPRPAHSVVRSPRHAVSDRPFIVIWEATRACPLACLHCRAEAQTLRHPEELDGADARRVMDQIAAFGKPSPLFVITGGDPFQRSDLTDLVAYGTSLGLRVAVSPSGTPTLTRENLVAVREAGAIALSLSLDGSTAERHDAFRGVPGVYDWTLEGWRAARELGLKVQINTTVTRDSLEDLADIAALVKREGAMLWSGFVLVPTGRGEQLDSLTAAEIEDVLHFLYDCGAVMATKTTEGHHFRRVVLQRTVLDARGEKPVLGALYERLSARALELGVFDGERRAVRRPPMDVSSGRGFVFISHTGEVHPSGFLPLSAGNVKNHPLTEIYRGSALFTQLRDPSLLRGKCGACEFKTVCGGSRSRAYGFTRDVLEADPYCAYEPGSFPYQEEIRALAESMRR; from the coding sequence GTGAATCCCCGCACGGATCGCACCGACCGCACCGACCGCGCCGGTTCCCGCCCCGGTCCCGCGCATCCCCGCCCCGCCCACAGCGTCGTCCGCAGCCCCCGCCACGCGGTCTCCGACCGGCCCTTCATCGTCATCTGGGAGGCCACCCGGGCCTGCCCGCTGGCCTGTCTGCACTGCCGGGCCGAGGCGCAGACCCTGCGCCACCCCGAGGAGCTCGACGGGGCGGACGCCCGCCGGGTGATGGACCAGATCGCCGCCTTCGGCAAGCCCAGCCCGCTCTTCGTGATCACCGGCGGGGACCCCTTCCAGCGCTCCGACCTCACCGACCTGGTCGCGTACGGGACCTCGCTCGGCCTGCGGGTCGCGGTGTCCCCGTCGGGTACGCCGACGCTGACCCGGGAGAACCTCGTAGCGGTGCGGGAAGCGGGAGCCATCGCGCTCTCGCTCTCCCTGGACGGTTCGACGGCCGAGCGGCACGACGCCTTCCGCGGGGTGCCCGGGGTCTACGACTGGACGCTGGAGGGCTGGCGGGCCGCCCGCGAGCTCGGGCTCAAGGTGCAGATCAACACCACGGTCACCCGCGACAGCCTGGAGGACCTGGCCGACATCGCCGCGCTGGTCAAGCGCGAGGGCGCGATGCTCTGGTCGGGCTTCGTGCTGGTCCCGACCGGGCGCGGGGAACAGCTGGACTCCCTGACCGCCGCGGAGATCGAGGACGTCCTGCACTTCCTGTACGACTGCGGGGCGGTGATGGCCACCAAGACCACGGAGGGCCACCACTTCCGGCGGGTCGTCCTGCAGCGCACCGTCCTGGACGCGCGCGGCGAGAAGCCCGTCCTGGGCGCCCTGTACGAGCGCCTCTCGGCCCGCGCCCTCGAGCTGGGCGTCTTCGACGGGGAGCGGCGGGCCGTGCGCCGGCCGCCCATGGACGTCTCCTCGGGCCGCGGCTTCGTCTTCATCTCGCACACCGGCGAGGTGCACCCCAGCGGCTTCCTGCCCCTCTCGGCGGGCAACGTGAAGAACCACCCGCTGACCGAGATCTACCGGGGCTCGGCGCTCTTCACCCAGCTCCGCGACCCGTCGCTGCTGCGCGGGAAGTGCGGGGCGTGCGAGTTCAAGACGGTGTGCGGGGGGTCGCGCTCACGGGCGTACGGCTTCACGCGCGACGTGCTGGAAGCGGACCCGTACTGCGCGTACGAGCCCGGCAGCTTCCCGTATCAGGAGGAGATCAGGGCTCTGGCCGAAAGCATGAGGCGCTGA
- the moeZ gene encoding adenylyltransferase/sulfurtransferase MoeZ, giving the protein MSLPPLVEPAAELTVDEVRRYSRHLIIPDVGMDGQKRLKNAKVLAVGAGGLGSPALMYLAAAGVGTLGIVEFDEVDESNLQRQIIHSQADIGRSKAESARDSVLGINPYVNVVLHEERLEADNVMEIFSQYDLIVDGTDNFATRYLVNDACVLLNKPYVWGSIYRFDGQASVFWSEHGPCYRCLYPEPPPPGMVPSCAEGGVLGVLCASIGSIQVTEAIKVLTGVGESLVGRLMIYDALEMQYRQVKVRKDPDCAVCGPNATVTELIDYEAFCGVVSEEAQEAALGSTITPKQLKEWIDNDEPIEIIDVREINEYEIVSIPGAKLIPKGEFLMGTALQDLPQDKRIVLHCKTGVRSAEVLAVLKSAGFADAVHVGGGVIGWVHQIEPEKPVY; this is encoded by the coding sequence GTGTCGCTGCCACCCCTGGTAGAGCCAGCTGCTGAGCTCACCGTTGACGAGGTCCGTCGGTACTCCCGCCACCTGATCATCCCCGACGTGGGGATGGACGGCCAGAAGCGCCTGAAGAACGCCAAGGTGCTGGCCGTGGGCGCGGGCGGCCTCGGCTCGCCCGCCCTCATGTACCTGGCCGCGGCCGGTGTCGGCACGCTGGGCATCGTGGAGTTCGACGAGGTCGACGAGTCGAACCTCCAGCGCCAGATCATCCACAGCCAGGCGGACATCGGCCGTTCCAAGGCCGAGTCGGCCCGCGACAGCGTGCTGGGCATCAACCCGTACGTGAACGTGGTCCTTCACGAAGAGCGGCTCGAAGCCGACAACGTGATGGAGATCTTCAGCCAGTACGACCTCATCGTCGACGGCACGGACAACTTCGCCACGCGTTACCTCGTGAACGACGCCTGCGTGCTGCTGAACAAGCCGTACGTCTGGGGCTCGATCTACCGCTTCGACGGTCAGGCCTCGGTCTTCTGGTCCGAGCACGGTCCGTGCTACCGCTGCCTCTACCCGGAGCCGCCCCCGCCGGGCATGGTCCCGAGCTGCGCCGAGGGCGGCGTGCTGGGCGTGCTCTGCGCGTCCATCGGGTCCATCCAGGTCACCGAGGCCATCAAGGTCCTCACGGGCGTCGGCGAGTCGCTGGTCGGCCGGCTGATGATCTACGACGCCCTGGAGATGCAGTACCGCCAGGTCAAGGTCCGCAAGGACCCCGACTGCGCGGTCTGCGGTCCGAACGCGACCGTCACCGAGCTCATCGACTACGAGGCCTTCTGCGGCGTCGTGTCGGAGGAGGCCCAGGAGGCCGCGCTCGGCTCGACGATCACTCCCAAGCAGCTCAAGGAGTGGATCGACAACGACGAGCCGATCGAGATCATCGACGTCCGTGAGATCAACGAGTACGAGATCGTCTCGATCCCCGGCGCGAAGCTGATCCCCAAGGGCGAGTTCCTGATGGGCACCGCCCTCCAGGACCTGCCGCAGGACAAGCGCATCGTCTTGCACTGCAAGACGGGTGTCCGCAGTGCGGAGGTCCTCGCGGTCCTGAAGTCCGCGGGCTTCGCGGACGCGGTCCACGTCGGCGGCGGCGTCATCGGCTGGGTCCACCAGATCGAGCCCGAGAAGCCGGTCTACTAG
- a CDS encoding ABC transporter permease yields MFRTALRNVLAHKARLLMTVFAVMLGVTFVTGSLVYGDSQKQANTDRASAGYDRISLNVSPNGVPGGPPGTLDARTAAALAEVPGVAAAAGRVSGFAAVADPEGRLLGSADFRKGGNFAPAKDGKDPAYAFKEGSGPVNAKSVALDEASAAKGGYRIGDSVRIGTSTGAESYRLSGVFHTDASKLSPGGSLALFDNATAQRLYLEPGHYTDIEITAAPGTDVTELLGRVQAVIPKDSTAVTGAQLARIQANMASTGSDTMSQIMVGFAAVALFVATFLISNTFTMLVSRRTRELALMRAVGATRKQVRRILLTESVLVGLISSVAGIVAGTGVAALLQALFSSAESPDAPLTLLPSTVIIALLVGTALPVIAAWVPVRRAMAIPPVAALGAAEPAAPARAGSLRTGIGAALLLTGTAMTLYGALTASDTKDARTVIALGAAFTLTGALALIPLLSRPFTALLRPLLLRFSPVHGDLAARNTVRDPRRTGATASALAIALALASGLSVLGASATQYLDGATTRDITGDYLVQAPSGGQRMTPATAEPLKKLSGATFSPLNQSTEYRIGGVPSVLTGVDPAAIGRLLRYEVTSGSLDSLGQGKVAVADYKARANGWKVGQSLPVKRLDQQGEVTIGAIYHAEEQSKVLPSITAPDSLVARFDSTPHTDAIVVATAGGPGRAQLASVVKALGDNPALSVLDKEAIRAEDTSGIGDQLDIFYAMLSMALVIAALGIANTLAMSVLERRKEIGTLRALGLDRAGVTRMIRIEALLVGALGAAVGTVMGVFMGWALGNTLQESVAGYALVIPWGQLALGVLLALAGALLASLWPARRAAGVDIPAATAAQ; encoded by the coding sequence ATGTTCCGTACCGCCCTGCGCAACGTGCTCGCGCACAAGGCCCGCCTGCTGATGACCGTGTTCGCGGTCATGCTCGGCGTCACCTTCGTCACCGGCAGCCTCGTCTACGGCGACAGCCAGAAGCAGGCCAACACCGACCGGGCGAGCGCCGGCTACGACCGCATCTCCCTCAACGTCTCGCCCAACGGCGTTCCGGGCGGCCCGCCCGGCACCCTCGACGCCCGTACGGCGGCCGCCCTGGCCGAGGTCCCCGGCGTCGCCGCCGCGGCGGGCCGGGTCAGCGGCTTCGCCGCCGTCGCCGACCCCGAGGGCCGGCTGCTGGGCAGCGCCGACTTCCGCAAGGGCGGCAACTTCGCCCCGGCCAAGGACGGAAAGGACCCCGCCTACGCCTTCAAGGAGGGATCCGGCCCGGTCAACGCCAAGTCCGTCGCCCTCGACGAGGCCTCCGCGGCCAAGGGCGGCTACCGCATCGGTGACAGCGTGCGCATCGGTACGAGCACCGGCGCCGAGTCCTACCGGCTCAGCGGCGTCTTCCACACCGATGCCTCGAAGCTCTCCCCCGGCGGCAGTCTGGCGCTGTTCGACAACGCCACGGCCCAGCGGCTGTACCTCGAACCCGGCCACTACACCGACATCGAGATCACGGCCGCACCCGGCACCGACGTGACCGAGCTCCTCGGCCGGGTCCAGGCGGTGATCCCCAAGGACTCCACCGCGGTCACCGGCGCCCAGCTCGCCCGGATCCAGGCGAACATGGCCTCCACCGGCAGCGACACCATGAGCCAGATCATGGTGGGCTTCGCCGCGGTCGCCCTGTTCGTGGCCACCTTCCTGATCTCCAACACCTTCACGATGCTGGTCTCCCGCCGCACCCGTGAGCTGGCCCTGATGCGGGCCGTCGGCGCCACCCGCAAGCAGGTCCGCCGGATCCTGCTCACCGAGTCCGTCCTCGTCGGCCTGATCTCCTCCGTGGCCGGCATCGTGGCCGGCACCGGGGTCGCCGCCCTGCTCCAGGCCCTCTTCTCCTCCGCCGAGAGCCCGGACGCCCCGCTGACCCTGCTGCCCTCCACGGTGATCATCGCGCTGCTGGTCGGCACCGCCCTGCCCGTGATCGCCGCCTGGGTGCCGGTCCGCCGCGCCATGGCCATCCCGCCCGTCGCAGCCCTCGGCGCCGCCGAGCCCGCCGCGCCCGCGCGGGCCGGGTCCCTGCGCACCGGGATCGGCGCCGCCCTCCTGCTCACGGGAACGGCCATGACCCTGTACGGAGCCCTCACGGCGTCGGACACCAAGGACGCCCGGACCGTCATCGCCCTCGGCGCGGCCTTCACCCTGACCGGCGCGCTCGCGCTCATCCCGCTGCTGTCCCGGCCGTTCACCGCCCTGCTCCGCCCGCTGCTGCTCCGCTTCAGCCCGGTGCACGGCGACCTCGCCGCCCGCAACACCGTGCGCGACCCCCGGCGTACGGGCGCCACGGCCTCGGCGCTCGCCATCGCGCTCGCGCTCGCCTCGGGCCTGTCCGTCCTCGGCGCCTCCGCCACCCAGTACCTCGACGGCGCGACCACCCGCGACATCACCGGCGACTACCTGGTGCAGGCCCCCTCGGGCGGGCAGCGGATGACCCCCGCCACCGCCGAGCCCCTCAAGAAGCTGTCGGGCGCCACCTTCAGCCCGCTCAACCAGTCCACCGAGTACCGGATCGGCGGCGTCCCCTCCGTCCTGACCGGCGTCGACCCCGCCGCCATCGGCCGGCTGCTGCGCTACGAGGTGACCTCGGGCTCCCTCGACAGCCTCGGCCAGGGCAAGGTCGCCGTCGCCGACTACAAGGCGCGGGCCAACGGCTGGAAGGTCGGCCAGAGCCTCCCCGTGAAGCGGCTGGACCAGCAGGGCGAGGTCACCATCGGTGCGATCTACCACGCGGAGGAGCAGAGCAAGGTGCTGCCCAGCATCACCGCACCCGACTCCCTGGTCGCCCGCTTCGACTCCACCCCGCACACCGACGCGATCGTCGTGGCCACCGCGGGCGGACCCGGCCGGGCCCAGCTCGCGAGCGTGGTCAAGGCGCTCGGCGACAACCCCGCCCTGTCCGTCCTCGACAAGGAGGCCATCCGGGCCGAGGACACCAGCGGCATCGGCGACCAGCTCGACATCTTCTACGCGATGCTCAGCATGGCCCTGGTGATCGCCGCCCTGGGCATCGCCAACACCCTCGCGATGTCCGTGCTCGAACGCCGCAAGGAGATCGGCACGCTCCGCGCCCTCGGCCTGGACCGCGCCGGAGTGACCCGGATGATCCGCATCGAGGCCCTGCTCGTCGGCGCCCTCGGCGCGGCCGTCGGCACGGTCATGGGCGTCTTCATGGGCTGGGCCCTCGGCAACACCCTCCAGGAGAGCGTCGCCGGATACGCGCTGGTCATCCCCTGGGGACAGCTGGCCCTCGGGGTGCTGCTCGCCCTGGCGGGCGCCCTGCTCGCCTCCCTCTGGCCGGCCCGCCGGGCCGCCGGCGTCGACATCCCCGCCGCCACGGCCGCCCAGTGA
- a CDS encoding ABC transporter ATP-binding protein, whose amino-acid sequence MTAAPLAPHPHHAPTGIAAATTGLSKVYGTGDTRVVALDGVDIAFREGEFTAIMGPSGCGKSTLMHCAAGLDSFTSGSVRIGTTELGSLKDEQLTRLRRDRIGFIFQAFNLLPTLTALENITLPLTIAGRKPDRQWLDHVVSMTGLADRLSHRPAQLSGGQQQRVAVARALVSRPAIIFGDEPTGNLDSRAGAEVLGFLRSSVRELGQTVVMVTHDPVAASYADRVVFLSDGHLVDEMARPTAERVLDRMKAFDARSRTS is encoded by the coding sequence GTGACCGCCGCCCCCCTTGCCCCGCACCCGCACCACGCGCCGACCGGCATCGCGGCCGCCACCACCGGCCTCTCGAAGGTCTACGGCACCGGGGACACCCGGGTCGTCGCCCTCGACGGGGTCGACATCGCCTTCCGCGAGGGCGAGTTCACCGCGATCATGGGCCCCTCCGGCTGCGGCAAGTCCACGCTCATGCACTGCGCCGCCGGGCTCGACTCCTTCACCTCGGGCTCCGTCCGCATCGGCACCACCGAGCTGGGCTCCCTGAAGGACGAGCAGCTGACCCGGCTGCGCCGCGACCGGATCGGCTTCATCTTCCAGGCGTTCAACCTGCTGCCGACGCTGACCGCGCTGGAGAACATCACCCTGCCGCTGACCATCGCCGGCCGGAAGCCCGACCGGCAGTGGCTGGACCACGTGGTGTCGATGACCGGACTCGCCGACCGGCTCTCGCACCGCCCGGCCCAGCTCTCCGGCGGGCAGCAGCAGCGCGTGGCGGTGGCCCGGGCCCTGGTCTCCCGGCCCGCGATCATCTTCGGCGACGAGCCCACCGGAAACCTCGACTCCCGTGCCGGAGCCGAAGTCCTGGGCTTCCTGCGCAGTTCCGTGCGCGAGCTGGGCCAGACCGTGGTCATGGTCACCCATGACCCGGTCGCCGCCTCCTACGCCGACCGCGTGGTCTTCCTCTCCGACGGCCACCTCGTCGACGAGATGGCACGGCCCACCGCGGAGCGGGTCCTGGACCGGATGAAGGCGTTCGACGCGCGCTCGCGCACGAGCTGA
- a CDS encoding HAMP domain-containing sensor histidine kinase: MPAFEQPRRPRVTLHWKIAALAAATACLVALVVGLLVHVWTKHDIRHRAERQARDDVISATDVYRRSGALTSDARLDPADLPYALSKPIDDDPHVSYGGNVPGSTDPTVWGAQRVSGPGSPVLAVQITNYTEFRELHRLDLTMAVASLIALAVITPLAAFGAEVLGRRMRRVSETAVRISAGDLDARTGPTRGGDEVADIAVAVDRMADTLSRRLRDERRFTADVAHELRTPVGGLLVTADLLPPGETEDLLRARVRDLRGLVEDLLEISRLDAGAELPVHARVPLGAVVAEAVTRTGLTTEVDVTGQGEHVETDPRRLERIVGNLVVNAHRHGKGPVRVTVEDRTVVVRDHGPGFPPHLLRDGPRRFQTGAAERGTGHGLGLTIAVGQARVLGAELRFSNAPDGGAVAVLRLPA, translated from the coding sequence GTGCCCGCCTTCGAGCAGCCGCGGCGGCCCCGGGTGACCCTGCACTGGAAGATCGCCGCTCTGGCCGCGGCCACGGCCTGCCTGGTCGCACTGGTGGTGGGCCTGCTGGTGCACGTCTGGACCAAGCACGACATCCGGCACCGGGCCGAACGGCAGGCCCGCGACGACGTGATCTCGGCGACGGACGTCTACCGCCGGTCGGGGGCCCTCACGAGCGACGCCCGCCTCGACCCGGCCGACCTCCCCTACGCGCTGAGCAAGCCCATCGACGACGACCCGCACGTGTCCTACGGCGGGAACGTCCCCGGCAGCACGGACCCGACCGTCTGGGGCGCCCAGCGGGTCAGCGGTCCCGGCAGCCCCGTGCTGGCCGTCCAGATCACCAACTACACCGAGTTCCGCGAGCTCCACCGGCTCGACCTGACCATGGCGGTGGCCTCGCTGATCGCCCTCGCGGTCATCACCCCCCTGGCGGCCTTCGGGGCCGAGGTGCTGGGCCGCCGGATGCGGCGGGTCTCCGAGACCGCGGTCCGGATCTCCGCCGGGGACCTGGACGCCCGTACCGGACCCACCAGGGGCGGCGACGAGGTGGCCGACATCGCCGTGGCCGTCGACCGCATGGCCGACACCCTCAGCCGGCGCCTGCGCGACGAGCGCCGGTTCACCGCCGACGTGGCCCACGAACTGCGCACGCCCGTCGGCGGCCTGCTCGTCACCGCCGACCTGCTCCCGCCCGGGGAGACCGAGGACCTGCTCCGGGCCCGCGTACGCGATCTGCGCGGCCTCGTCGAGGACCTGCTGGAGATCTCCCGGCTCGACGCGGGCGCCGAACTCCCGGTCCACGCCCGGGTTCCGCTCGGCGCGGTCGTGGCCGAGGCGGTGACGCGCACCGGCCTGACCACCGAGGTCGACGTCACGGGGCAGGGCGAGCACGTGGAGACCGACCCGCGCCGCCTCGAGCGGATCGTCGGCAACCTCGTCGTCAACGCCCACCGGCACGGGAAGGGCCCGGTACGGGTCACGGTCGAGGACCGTACGGTGGTCGTACGCGACCACGGCCCCGGCTTCCCCCCGCACCTGCTGCGCGACGGCCCGCGCCGCTTCCAGACGGGCGCGGCGGAGCGCGGTACGGGCCACGGCCTGGGCCTCACCATCGCCGTGGGCCAGGCCCGGGTGCTCGGCGCCGAACTCCGCTTCAGCAACGCCCCGGACGGCGGCGCCGTGGCCGTCCTGCGCCTGCCGGCCTGA